TAATCGCTAAAGATTTAAAAAAAACTACTAAATCTAAATATGCTTTAATGAATAGTAGTATGATATTAGCATACTACTTTAATAGAAAAGTAGCTATAGATTCTTCAATAATTTACGCAAAACAATCTCTCAGTTATAATACAGAAGGAGGGGATTCTTTAAAGTCTAAACGAAAATCAACTATTTATAATCTTTTAGGAAAAAATTATAGTAAAAAAGGCTTACTCAGTGAAAGTAAGAAGTGGTATATAAAAGGTATCGAAGAAGCTCAGAAATTTAATGAAAAATATTCTTATTATGCTAATACACATGGGTTAGCTTTGGTGTATTATAATGATAAGAATTCTTTAAAAGCGTTAAGTGCTTTTAAAGAATGTTTAACCTATACTGAAGATAAGGAAATTATATACGGTAGTTATATAAATATAGGAATGATTTATGGAGAACTTAAAGATTATAAGGCTTCTAATAATTTTCTTAAAAAGGCATATAACATGAGTTTAGCAGATGATAATATACAAGCTAGGTCGTCAATTCTTTTAAGCTTAGCTAATAATGCACAAAAGCAAAAAAAAATAAAGAAAGCAAAAAAACTTTATAGAGAAGTAATAGCAATTAGTGACAAAGAAGGGTTTCATCAAATAAAAATTGAAGCAAGTATTGGTATTGGTAATATAATGATATACTTAAAAGATTATAAAAATGCCCGTTTAGTTTACAGTATTGCACTTAATGATGCTTTAGAATTAAAATTATTAGGACAGCAACAAGAGCTTTATAAAAAACTAAAAATAATAGCGTTAGAACAATTAAATTACAAAGAAGCTTTTTATCATAATTCAAAGTACTTTAAAATAAAAGATTCTATTAGTAAATTAGAAAAAGAAGAAAAAATTAATGAGTTAGAAGTTAAATACGAAACTATAAAAAAAGAAAAAGAGATTGTTTTACTAAAAAAAGATCAAGAGATACAAGAAGTTAATTTAAAAACTGAAAAAAGCAACAAAAAATATATTTTAATATCTTTTTTAATTATCCTTGTAGCTGTAGTTGGGTTATTAATTAATTATTATTTAAGGCTTCAAGCTCAAAGTGAGTTAAATAAAAAAGAGAAAGAGATAAACCAACAAAAAGTAACAACATTATATAAAGAAAAAGAATTAGAACTAATTAAAGCAAATATTGAAGGAAGAGATATAGAAAGAGAAAGAATAGCGCAAGAATTACACGATAGTATTGGAGGTAATTTAGCGGCTATTAAACTTCAGTTAGGTAGTCCTAAAGTTTCTAATATAGATCATATAAAAAAGGTTCGTATTCAAATAGACGATACTTATAAAGAGGTAAGAAATATCTCTCACTCACTGATTCCTAAAAAGAAAGATGATAGTAAGTTTTGTGATACAATTGAAACATATTTAAATAATATTGGAAATTCAAGTGATATAACTACATCTTTAACTATATACCCAAAACAAAAAATAGATGAGTTACCTGAAGAGGTAAAATCAGAAGTGTTTAAAATTATTCAAGAATTAATTACAAATACTCTTAAACATGCAAATGCATCATTTATGGAGCTAAGTATAAGTTTGTCTGACTTACAAATACTAAATATTCTTTTTGAAGATAACGGAATAGGGTTTAATCCTTCAGAACAAAAAGAAGGTTTGGGGTATACTAACATAAAGAGTAGGTTAGATAAAATACATGGACAATTACTAATTGATTCTAGAAAAGGAAGAGGAACTATTATTAACATAGAAATAGATAATAAATATGAAGTATAATTTAATTATAGTAGACGATCATAAAATGTTCTTAGATGGTCTACAAAGTATTTTTGAATCTATAAAAGAATATCATATTTTATTCACGGGTAAAGATGGAGAAGAAGTTTTAAAGTACATGGAAAATAATAAGGATAAAAAAATAGACCTTGTTATTACAGACATTACGATGCCTAAGATTGATGGTATAGCCTTAAATAAGGCAATTAAAGAAAGAAAAGAGGCTGTTAAAACATTAGTAGTTAGTATGCATTTGAATGCTAAAATGATAGATACTTTAATAAACGATGATGTAGATGGTTATGTACCTAAAAATGCAGAAAAAGAAGAGCTATCTAAGGCTATTCGAACAATTTTAAATGGAGAAAAATATTTTTCAAGAGAGATAAAAGAAATTTATTTAGAGAATAGATTATCAAAGAAAAAAGAAGAAGGTGTAAAATTAACTGAAAGAGAAAAACAGGTAATTACTTTTATTGCTCAAGAGTTTACAACACAAGAAATAGCAAATAAATTATTTTTGAGTAAGCATACAATAGAGAGTTATAGAAAAAATCTAATGATTAAATTAAATGTTAGAAATATTGCAGGTTTAACCAAGTATGCTTTAAAAAAGAATTATTTAGAAAATTGATTAGGTTAGTGATTTTAAAAATTTTAAATAAAGTAGGGTATAATAGTGTGTTCTTGTTTATATAGTGTATCCTCTTTTAAAGTAAAGTTTATGATAGGTTATTGGGGATGATCTAATAACAAATTCTTTAGTAAGAAGGATAACTTTTTTTTCAGTAATAACTTTTGAATAAAAAAAAGGCAACCATTTGGTTGCCTTTTTTGAATTTATAAGAAAAATATTATTTAATCTTCTTTTTTCTCTTCTCTAGGTTTTCTGTCTTCTCTAGGCTTTCTATCGTCACGACGATTATCTCTGCTTCTGTTATCACGTCCACCAGAACGTTTGTCATCTCTAGGTGGTCTTGCTACATAACCTTCTGGTTTTGGCAACAATGCTTTACGAGAAACTTTTTCTTTACGAGTTCTAGGGTCTTGACCAAAGTACTTCACATCAAAAACATCTCCCATGTTAACTACATCAGATACATTTTCTGTACGTTCCCAAGCTAATTCACTAACGTGTAATAAAACTTCGTTTCCTGGAGCTTCTGCATATTCTACAACAGCACCAAAATCTAGCATTTTAATTACTTTTACTTCGTAAGCGCTACCAACTTGCGGCTTAAACAACATTGACTCGATACGAGTAATAACTTGCTCAATTCCTGCTGGATCTGTTCCTAAAATTTCGATAATTCCTTCTTCAGTTACAGCGTCTTCAGTAATTACAATAGTAGTTCCTGTTTCTTTCTGTAATTCTTGAATATGTTTACCTCCTGGCCCAATAAATGCACCAATCATATCATTAGGAATACGTCTGTTAATCATTTTAGGAGCATGCTCTTTAACCTCTTCGTTTGCAGAAGAAATAGTATCAGTTAATTTCCCTAAAATATGTAAACGACCATCACGAGCTTGTTTTAGTGCATTCACTAAAATTTCGTAACCTAACCCTTTTACTTTAATATCCATTTGACAAGCAGTAATTCCTTCAGAAGTACCAGTTACTTTAAAGTCCATATCTCCTAAGTGATCTTCATCACCTAAAATATCAGATAAAACTGCGTAACGATCTCCGTCAGAAATTAATCCCATTGCAATACCAGAAACAGGTCTTGTCATTTTAACACCTGCATCCATTAAAGCCATTGTACCAGCACAAACAGTAGCCATTGAAGAAGAACCGTTAGATTCTAAAACTTCAGATACAACTCTTACTGTATAAGGACAATCATCTGGAATCATTCCTTTTAATCCACGTTGGGCTAAGTTACCATGACCAACTTCTCTTCTTGAAGTTCCTCTTAATGGTCTTGCTTCACCTGTACAAAAAGGAGGGAAGTTATAGTGTAAATAGAAGTTCTCTTCACCTTCGTAAGATGGCATATCTATTTTATTAGCATCTCTTGATGTACCTAAAGTAACAGTAGCTAATGCTTGAGTTTCTCCACGAGTAAAAATTGAAGAACCATGTGTTGATGGTAAATAATCTACCTCACACCAAATTGGTCTGATTTCATCAGTCTTACGACCATCTAAACGTAAACCTTCCGATAAAGTTAATTCACGGATTGCTACTTTTTGAGATTTGTTGAAATATTTCCCAACTAAATCACCATATTCTGCTAATTCTTCTTCTGTGAATGAAGCTTTTAATTCTTCTTTTACTTCAGAAAAAGCAGCTGAACGTTCTGCTTTAGAAGTTCCTTTTTTAGCAATTGCATAACATTTGTCGTAACAAAAGTCATTTATTTTTACAGCTAATTCTTCGTCTTCTCTTTCTCCTTCGTATTCTCTAGTTTCTTTCTTACCGAAAGCTTCAGCTAAACGAACTTGAGCAGCACATTGAATCTTAATAGATTCGTGAGCAAATTTAATTGCGTCTGCCATTTCTTCTTCAGAAATTTCATCCATTTCACCTTCAACCATCATTACAGAATCTGCAGAAGCTCCAATCATCATATCGATGTCAGATTCAGCTAATTGTGCTCTATTTGGATTGATAACGAATTCACCATTTACTCTTGCAACACGTGCTTCAGAAATAGGGCATTCGAAAGGGAAATCAGATAATTGAATAGCTGCTGATGCTGCTAAACCTGCTAATGCATCTGGCATAACATCTTCATCATGAGACATTAATTGGATCATTACTTGTACTTCTGAATGGTAATCTTTTGGAAATAATGGACGTAAAACACGGTCTACTAAACGCATTGTTAATACTTCTCCATCACTTGGTCTTGCTTCTCTTTTAAAGAATCCTCCAGGATATCTTCCTGCGGCAGCAAATTTTTCTCTATAGTCTACCGTTAAAGGTAAAAAATCTACAGGACTTTGTTTATAGTTAGATACTACTGTACATAACAACATTGCTTTTCCCATTTGAACAACAACCGAACCGTGTGCTTGTTTTGCTAATTTACCGGTTTCTAATGAGATGGTTCTTCCATCTCCAAGGTCAATGACCTCTCTAAATACTTTTGGAATCATAAATTTTAATTCTAAATTTTTAAATTGTTTGTTGTTGTGTTGTTATTGTTTGTTGTTGCAATGGAAATTCAAAATTGTTGTTAAAAATTTTGAGTTTTTTATATAAATTTCTATTAGTTAGATAGAAATGAATTTTTTTTAAAAAAAAAAGAGGCACGTTTATAGAGCCTCTTTTTTGTAAGAATTATTTTCTAATTCCTAATTCTATGATAATCGCACGATATCTGTTGATTTCAGTTTTCTTTAAGTAATCTAGTAAACTTCTACGTTTACCTACCATCTTTACTAATGAACGCTCTGTGTTAAAATCTTTACGATTCTTTTTTAAGTGCTCTGTTAAGTGGTTGATTCTAAAAGTGAACAATGCGATTTGTCCTTCCGAAGTACCAGTATCAGCTTTACCTTTACCGTGTTTTTCGAATAATCCTTCTTTTACTTCTTTTGTTAAATACATTCCAATATTATTTAAATGATTTTTATGTACATCAATGAGCTATTCATCGAAGCTGCAAATGTACAAATAATTTTTAATTTGAAATGTATAGGAATACGTGTTTTTTGTTACGTAAATGAAACAAAAAAGCCAGCAAATGCTGGCTCTTAAATTTATGCTCTTATAGGTTGATTTTGTATCAAATCTATATATAAATTTATTTGTTTTTTTAAGTTTTTACGCTCGTAGATTCCATCTAAGAATCCATGTTCTAAAACAAATTCAGAACGTTGGAAACCTTCAGGTAGTTCTTTACCAGTAGTATCTTTAACAACACGTGGTCCAGCAAAAGCAATTAAAGCATTTGGTTCAGCGATATTAATATCACCTAGCATTGCAAACGAAGCTGTCGTTCCTCCTGTTGTTGGATCAGTACATAATGATATATATGGAATTTTAGCATCTGCTAATTGCGCTAATTTTGCAGAAGTTTTTACCAATTGCATTAATGATAAAGAAGCCTCCATCATACGTGCACCTCCAGATTTTGAAACCATTAAGAAAGGAAGTTTGTTTTTAATAGAATAGTCAATAGCTCTGGCTATTTTTTCACCTACAACACTTCCCATTGATCCACCGATAAAAGCAAAATCCATAGAAGCAACAACAATGTCTTTACCATTAGATTTTCCTACAGCTGTACGAACAGCGTCTTTTAAACCTGTTTTTTTCTGAGCAGCTTTTAAACGATCTGGGTATTTTTTAGTGTCTTCGAACTTTAAAGGATCCTTTGATGTTAGTTTAGAGTTTAATTCTTTAAATTTATTATCATCAAAAAAAAGTTCAAAATACTCATGACTTCCAATACGAACATGATATCCATCTTCTGGACTTACATATAAGTTCTTTTTTAGTTCTTCAGTATCAATTACCTTACCGCTTGGTGTTTTATACCATAAGCCTTTAGGTGTGTCTTTTTTTTCTTCTGTTGGGGTTTGAATACCCTTGTCTTTACGTTTAAACCAAGCCATAGTTTAGTTTATATTTTGTTGTTTATTATTGATTAACTCATTCATATTAATGAGAAGGGGTGACGACAAATGTAAATTATTTTTATGAACTTTACTTTTTATAAATAAAAAAAAGCACTTAGAAGGTTCTAAGTGCTTCGTTACTCTAAAATTAGAGTTCTTATAGTGTGTTTACATTATTTAAATCTTCAAAAGCCTTTTTTAAACGCGCTTTAAAAGTTAATTCACCTTCTCGTAACCATTTACGAGGGTCATAGTATTTTTTATTTGGTTGATCTGCTCCGTCAGGGTTTCCAATTTGACTAGCTAAATATTCTTTTTTCTCTAATATATAATCACGTGCCCCTTCTGTAAAAGCATACTGTAAGTCAGTATCTATATTCATTTTAATAACACCATACCCAATAGCCTCTCTAATTTCTTCTAAAGTAGAACCTGATCCTCCGTGAAAAACAAAATCAATTGAATTGTTAGGAACATTGTACTTCTCTGAGATGTATTCTTGAGAGTTCTTTAAAATTTTTGGAGTTAATTTTACGTTACCTGGCTTGTAAACACCATGAACATTACCAAAAGCAGCAGCAATTGTAAATTGATCGCTTACTTTCATTAATTCTTCATAAGCAAAAGCTACTTCTTCGGGTTGAGTATATAACTTAGAAACGTCTACATCAGAGTTGTCAACACCATCTTCTTCACCTCCAGTAATACCTAATTCAATTTCTAAAGTCATTCCTATTTTACTCATACGAGCTAAATATGCTTTACAAATCTCAATATTTTCTTCAATAGGCTCTTCTGATAAGTCAATCATATGAGAGCTATAAAGAGATTTTCCTGTTTCTTTGTAAAATTGCTCACTAGCATCTAGTAAACCATCAATCCAAGGTAATAATTTTTTAGCTGCATGATCTGTGTGTAGAATTACAGGTATACCATAGGCCTCTGCTAATAAATGAACGTGTTTTGCTCCAGCAACAGCTCCAACTATAGCAGCTTTATGGTTTTCATTTGATAATCCTTTTCCAGCATTGAATTGTGCTCCTCCATTAGAAAATTGAATAATTACAGGAGCGTTTAATTCTTTTGCGGTTTCTAAAACAGTGTTTACCGTACTAGAACCTACAACATTCACAGCGGGTAAAGCGAAGTTTTTATCTTTAGCTAATTGAAATATTTCTTGAACTTCTTTTCCAGTTGCGACTCCAGCTTTTATCATTATTTAATTTTTAGTTAATGGTTGTTTTGAACGACAAATTTACACTTTTTTAGCAAAAATGCGATAATTTTTAGCGATAACGTTGTAGTTAGAAAGGGTAGTTAATACCAATATTTAAAACAGAACTAGAGAAATTAAAGTTTTTAAACCATTTATTATTATTTAGGTAAGGTTCATGTACTTTTAAGCCTAGGTCTAATCGGGCAATTAAAAACTTAAAGTCATATCTAAAACCAAAACCAGCACCAACTGCCATATTGGTTAATGATTTAATGTTTTTAAATTTAGAAGATTCTTCTATGTATTGAGAATTGGTAATGTCCCAAATATTACCAGCATCAACAAATAAAGCCCCTTTTAAAGAACCTAATAAATCAAATCGGTATTCGAAACTTGATAAAAATTTTAAACTACCAATATTATACTCTAATCCAGGTTGTCGAGCTCCTGGCCCTAAGTCGTAAGTTCTCCAAGCCCTAATGTCATTTGATCCTCCAGCAAAATAACTACGAGAAAAAGGAATACTTGATTTATCGTAAGTAATA
This genomic stretch from Tenacibaculum sp. Bg11-29 harbors:
- the accD gene encoding acetyl-CoA carboxylase, carboxyltransferase subunit beta, whose amino-acid sequence is MAWFKRKDKGIQTPTEEKKDTPKGLWYKTPSGKVIDTEELKKNLYVSPEDGYHVRIGSHEYFELFFDDNKFKELNSKLTSKDPLKFEDTKKYPDRLKAAQKKTGLKDAVRTAVGKSNGKDIVVASMDFAFIGGSMGSVVGEKIARAIDYSIKNKLPFLMVSKSGGARMMEASLSLMQLVKTSAKLAQLADAKIPYISLCTDPTTGGTTASFAMLGDINIAEPNALIAFAGPRVVKDTTGKELPEGFQRSEFVLEHGFLDGIYERKNLKKQINLYIDLIQNQPIRA
- a CDS encoding tetratricopeptide repeat-containing sensor histidine kinase, whose amino-acid sequence is MVKFIFRCFVVCSFLFTKVCVCQTDRLNENGIKSEKEIIYEAIYLLNNNEKEKAYIIAKDLKKTTKSKYALMNSSMILAYYFNRKVAIDSSIIYAKQSLSYNTEGGDSLKSKRKSTIYNLLGKNYSKKGLLSESKKWYIKGIEEAQKFNEKYSYYANTHGLALVYYNDKNSLKALSAFKECLTYTEDKEIIYGSYINIGMIYGELKDYKASNNFLKKAYNMSLADDNIQARSSILLSLANNAQKQKKIKKAKKLYREVIAISDKEGFHQIKIEASIGIGNIMIYLKDYKNARLVYSIALNDALELKLLGQQQELYKKLKIIALEQLNYKEAFYHNSKYFKIKDSISKLEKEEKINELEVKYETIKKEKEIVLLKKDQEIQEVNLKTEKSNKKYILISFLIILVAVVGLLINYYLRLQAQSELNKKEKEINQQKVTTLYKEKELELIKANIEGRDIERERIAQELHDSIGGNLAAIKLQLGSPKVSNIDHIKKVRIQIDDTYKEVRNISHSLIPKKKDDSKFCDTIETYLNNIGNSSDITTSLTIYPKQKIDELPEEVKSEVFKIIQELITNTLKHANASFMELSISLSDLQILNILFEDNGIGFNPSEQKEGLGYTNIKSRLDKIHGQLLIDSRKGRGTIINIEIDNKYEV
- a CDS encoding response regulator transcription factor → MKYNLIIVDDHKMFLDGLQSIFESIKEYHILFTGKDGEEVLKYMENNKDKKIDLVITDITMPKIDGIALNKAIKERKEAVKTLVVSMHLNAKMIDTLINDDVDGYVPKNAEKEELSKAIRTILNGEKYFSREIKEIYLENRLSKKKEEGVKLTEREKQVITFIAQEFTTQEIANKLFLSKHTIESYRKNLMIKLNVRNIAGLTKYALKKNYLEN
- the fbaA gene encoding class II fructose-bisphosphate aldolase; translation: MIKAGVATGKEVQEIFQLAKDKNFALPAVNVVGSSTVNTVLETAKELNAPVIIQFSNGGAQFNAGKGLSNENHKAAIVGAVAGAKHVHLLAEAYGIPVILHTDHAAKKLLPWIDGLLDASEQFYKETGKSLYSSHMIDLSEEPIEENIEICKAYLARMSKIGMTLEIELGITGGEEDGVDNSDVDVSKLYTQPEEVAFAYEELMKVSDQFTIAAAFGNVHGVYKPGNVKLTPKILKNSQEYISEKYNVPNNSIDFVFHGGSGSTLEEIREAIGYGVIKMNIDTDLQYAFTEGARDYILEKKEYLASQIGNPDGADQPNKKYYDPRKWLREGELTFKARLKKAFEDLNNVNTL
- the rpsO gene encoding 30S ribosomal protein S15, with the translated sequence MYLTKEVKEGLFEKHGKGKADTGTSEGQIALFTFRINHLTEHLKKNRKDFNTERSLVKMVGKRRSLLDYLKKTEINRYRAIIIELGIRK
- a CDS encoding polyribonucleotide nucleotidyltransferase produces the protein MIPKVFREVIDLGDGRTISLETGKLAKQAHGSVVVQMGKAMLLCTVVSNYKQSPVDFLPLTVDYREKFAAAGRYPGGFFKREARPSDGEVLTMRLVDRVLRPLFPKDYHSEVQVMIQLMSHDEDVMPDALAGLAASAAIQLSDFPFECPISEARVARVNGEFVINPNRAQLAESDIDMMIGASADSVMMVEGEMDEISEEEMADAIKFAHESIKIQCAAQVRLAEAFGKKETREYEGEREDEELAVKINDFCYDKCYAIAKKGTSKAERSAAFSEVKEELKASFTEEELAEYGDLVGKYFNKSQKVAIRELTLSEGLRLDGRKTDEIRPIWCEVDYLPSTHGSSIFTRGETQALATVTLGTSRDANKIDMPSYEGEENFYLHYNFPPFCTGEARPLRGTSRREVGHGNLAQRGLKGMIPDDCPYTVRVVSEVLESNGSSSMATVCAGTMALMDAGVKMTRPVSGIAMGLISDGDRYAVLSDILGDEDHLGDMDFKVTGTSEGITACQMDIKVKGLGYEILVNALKQARDGRLHILGKLTDTISSANEEVKEHAPKMINRRIPNDMIGAFIGPGGKHIQELQKETGTTIVITEDAVTEEGIIEILGTDPAGIEQVITRIESMLFKPQVGSAYEVKVIKMLDFGAVVEYAEAPGNEVLLHVSELAWERTENVSDVVNMGDVFDVKYFGQDPRTRKEKVSRKALLPKPEGYVARPPRDDKRSGGRDNRSRDNRRDDRKPREDRKPREEKKED